The Candidatus Omnitrophota bacterium region AACATTAAAATAACGAAGCGTATTAAATTTTAATCCTCTTGTCTGATAAAAAGATTGAAACATAAGTTCATTTGCCACTTTAAACGCACCATACAATGTATAGCAGTTATAAGGATGATGCGTCTCTTCAATAGGAAAAATATCGGCTTGCCCATAAACAGATGCTGTTGACGACAAAACAGCCTTCTTTATATTATTATCTGCGCAAGCTTCTAAAATGTTAAATGTTCCATCGACGTTTACTTCTAGCGCATGACGCGGCTCAGCAACACACTGAATAATCTTTAATGATGCCAAATGGAAACAATAATCAATCCCTTCAAATGTCTTCTTCATCAAATCAACGTCGCGGATATCCCCTTCGACTAAACGAGCGCGACCCGAATCCATAGCTAGCTCAATATTCTTTTTTAATCCTCTAACAAAATTATCAATAATGATAACTTCCTTCGCTCCCTGGCCGATCAATTGATCAACAACAAAAGAACCAATACACCCTGCCCCGCCAGTTACGACAATTCGTGAATTTCTTAAATCATTCATTTTTAGAAATACTCCTGGTAAATTTCTTTAGCTCTATTTGAAAAACGTCTAATCGCCGATGCTCTCCCACTTGATGAAAAAATATTATCCGACAAATCCTTACGACTCTCTTGTGCTAGCCCAATCGAAGCAGCATAAATCGGTGGACTGCTTAATCGCTTAGACTCAACCCCTACTTTTCCCATATGCGTTAAAAGCTTAGTTTCTTTTTCAACTCGCTCCATCAAACCCGGCAAAAGCGACCCGCCTCCGCTCATAACAATGCCTGCCAATAAATGACGACCAACTTCTACTTCCTTTATAATTAAACAAACTTGAGAAATAAATTCTTCAATAGAAGAACAAATTGCCTTCGAAATATCTGAACGCTGTATTGGAATATATCCAGCATCACGCTTAACCAAGACTTCTCCTTCTTGTCCCTCATGACTACAATCTGGAACAACAGCATACGAACGCTTAATGTCTTCCGTTAAGTCAAATGGAAGACCAAGAGCACTACTAATTTCATTAGTTAAATGGTCTCCTCCCCAAGAAATGATGCGCACAGTTTTAAGGGTAGAATCCTTAAAGAATAAAAGATCTGTTGCCGTTGTACCAATGCTAATAAAAAGACACCCATCCCTTTTTTGTTGAGCTGAAAGACAAATCTTCGCTGCCGATAATGACGAGAAAAAGACATTTGAAACCTCAAAACCAGCC contains the following coding sequences:
- a CDS encoding SDR family NAD(P)-dependent oxidoreductase; the protein is MNDLRNSRIVVTGGAGCIGSFVVDQLIGQGAKEVIIIDNFVRGLKKNIELAMDSGRARLVEGDIRDVDLMKKTFEGIDYCFHLASLKIIQCVAEPRHALEVNVDGTFNILEACADNNIKKAVLSSTASVYGQADIFPIEETHHPYNCYTLYGAFKVANELMFQSFYQTRGLKFNTLRYFNVFGPRMDSHGKYTEVLIRWYYLIKKGEQPLIYGDGKQTMDFVYVEDVARATVLALTADACNGVFNCASGNETSLEDLCCALLEVMGSNLKPKYIPMPEERNKIEVVRRLADVSKAEKEINFKTQVSLKEGLRKLVEWLENQKI
- the ftsA gene encoding cell division protein FtsA — translated: MIKEKIYCGLDLGCQKIKASIMRVQKGQSDLLGVSQLSTQGLANSSVSDLRELCDCIHTILSGLTKKTGVKVKNVNLGFGGHLVESRESHVVLPLTDKGSKVITSFDLRRINHQACLLGVELDERLFYNFPTKYLIDGFNVATNPLGLYGRKLESDSLLLVAKNNLVNNMYKAVNQAGFEVSNVFFSSLSAAKICLSAQQKRDGCLFISIGTTATDLLFFKDSTLKTVRIISWGGDHLTNEISSALGLPFDLTEDIKRSYAVVPDCSHEGQEGEVLVKRDAGYIPIQRSDISKAICSSIEEFISQVCLIIKEVEVGRHLLAGIVMSGGGSLLPGLMERVEKETKLLTHMGKVGVESKRLSSPPIYAASIGLAQESRKDLSDNIFSSSGRASAIRRFSNRAKEIYQEYF